The Echeneis naucrates chromosome 23, fEcheNa1.1, whole genome shotgun sequence genome has a segment encoding these proteins:
- the tnnt2c gene encoding troponin T2c, cardiac isoform X12: protein MSDTEEIVEEYEQEEEEEEVIEEEEVEEEEELTYVDAEKKEEHAEEDEHEEESKPRHKTIYVPNIAPPKLPDGEKVDFDERRRSDRAEQQRVRAEQERERQARLAEERARREEEAAKLRAEEEAKKKMIFTNKSFGGYLQKVDQKKGKKLTAREEKKKALMERRKPLNIDHLSQEKLVEKAQDLWQWLHQLHAEKFELAEKLKRQKYDIYVLRNRVSDHQRGSKASKTSRGAKGKSGSWK, encoded by the exons ATGTCAGACACAGAGGAAATTGTAGAGGAATATgaacaagaggaagaagaggaggaggtgattgaggaggaagaagtggaagaagaggaggagctgacgtatgttgatgcagagaagaaggaagagcATGCTGAAGAAGATGAGCATGAAGAAGAGTCCAAACCGCGACATAAGACAATTTATGTTCCAAATATTGCTCCTCCAAAGCTCCCGGATGGAGAGAAGGTGGATTTCGA TGAGCGTCGCCGCTCTGACAGAGCCGAACAGCAACGTGTCCGTGCCGAGCAGGAGCGAGAACGCCAAGCCCGGCTGGCTGAAGAGAGGGCGAGGCGTGAGGAGGAGGCGGCCAAACTGCGTGCTGAGGAGGAAGCCAAAAAGAAGATGATATTCACCAACAAGTCCTTTGGTGGCTACCTGCAGAAGGTGGACCAGAAGAAGGGCAAGAAGCTGACGGCgcgagaggagaagaagaaggccTTGATGGAGCGCAGGAAGCCACTCAACATCGACCACCTGAGCCAGGAGAAGCTGGTGGAGAAGGCGCAGGACCTCTGGCAGTGGCTCCACCAGCTGCACGCCGAGAAGTTTGAGCTGGCCGAAAAGCTCAAGAGGCAGAAGTACGACATCTATGTGCTCCGAAACCGAGTCAGCGACCACCAGAGGGGCTCCAAAGCATCCAAGACCTCCCGCGGTGCCAAAGGGAAGTCCGGCTCCTGGAAGTGA
- the tnnt2c gene encoding troponin T2c, cardiac isoform X3, protein MSDTEEIVEEYEQEEEEEEVIEEEEKKEEHAEEDEHEEESKPRHKTIYVPNIAPPKLPDGEKVDFDDLHRKRLEKDYNDLQSLIELHFSNRQKEEDELVALRNRIERRRSDRAEQQRVRAEQERERQARLAEERARREEEAAKLRAEEEAKKKMIFTNKSFGGYLQKVDQKKGKKLTAREEKKKALMERRKPLNIDHLSQEKLVEKAQDLWQWLHQLHAEKFELAEKLKRQKYDIYVLRNRVSDHQRGSKASKTSRGAKGKSGSWK, encoded by the exons ATGTCAGACACAGAGGAAATTGTAGAGGAATATgaacaagaggaagaagaggaggaggtgattgaggaggaagaa aagaaggaagagcATGCTGAAGAAGATGAGCATGAAGAAGAGTCCAAACCGCGACATAAGACAATTTATGTTCCAAATATTGCTCCTCCAAAGCTCCCGGATGGAGAGAAGGTGGATTTCGATGACCTCCACCGCAAGAGACTGGAGAAGGACTACAACGATCTCCAGTCTCTAATCGAGCTGCATTTCTCCAACCGTcagaaggaggaggacgagcTGGTGGCACTGCGTAACCGCATTGAGCGTCGCCGCTCTGACAGAGCCGAACAGCAACGTGTCCGTGCCGAGCAGGAGCGAGAACGCCAAGCCCGGCTGGCTGAAGAGAGGGCGAGGCGTGAGGAGGAGGCGGCCAAACTGCGTGCTGAGGAGGAAGCCAAAAAGAAGATGATATTCACCAACAAGTCCTTTGGTGGCTACCTGCAGAAGGTGGACCAGAAGAAGGGCAAGAAGCTGACGGCgcgagaggagaagaagaaggccTTGATGGAGCGCAGGAAGCCACTCAACATCGACCACCTGAGCCAGGAGAAGCTGGTGGAGAAGGCGCAGGACCTCTGGCAGTGGCTCCACCAGCTGCACGCCGAGAAGTTTGAGCTGGCCGAAAAGCTCAAGAGGCAGAAGTACGACATCTATGTGCTCCGAAACCGAGTCAGCGACCACCAGAGGGGCTCCAAAGCATCCAAGACCTCCCGCGGTGCCAAAGGGAAGTCCGGCTCCTGGAAGTGA
- the tnnt2c gene encoding troponin T2c, cardiac isoform X10 yields MSDTEEIKEEHAEEDEHEEESKPRHKTIYVPNIAPPKLPDGEKVDFDDLHRKRLEKDYNDLQSLIELHFSNRQKEEDELVALRNRIERRRSDRAEQQRVRAEQERERQARLAEERARREEEAAKLRAEEEAKKKMIFTNKSFGGYLQKVDQKKGKKLTAREEKKKALMERRKPLNIDHLSQEKLVEKAQDLWQWLHQLHAEKFELAEKLKRQKYDIYVLRNRVSDHQRGSKASKTSRGAKGKSGSWK; encoded by the exons ATGTCAGACACAGAGGAAATT aaggaagagcATGCTGAAGAAGATGAGCATGAAGAAGAGTCCAAACCGCGACATAAGACAATTTATGTTCCAAATATTGCTCCTCCAAAGCTCCCGGATGGAGAGAAGGTGGATTTCGATGACCTCCACCGCAAGAGACTGGAGAAGGACTACAACGATCTCCAGTCTCTAATCGAGCTGCATTTCTCCAACCGTcagaaggaggaggacgagcTGGTGGCACTGCGTAACCGCATTGAGCGTCGCCGCTCTGACAGAGCCGAACAGCAACGTGTCCGTGCCGAGCAGGAGCGAGAACGCCAAGCCCGGCTGGCTGAAGAGAGGGCGAGGCGTGAGGAGGAGGCGGCCAAACTGCGTGCTGAGGAGGAAGCCAAAAAGAAGATGATATTCACCAACAAGTCCTTTGGTGGCTACCTGCAGAAGGTGGACCAGAAGAAGGGCAAGAAGCTGACGGCgcgagaggagaagaagaaggccTTGATGGAGCGCAGGAAGCCACTCAACATCGACCACCTGAGCCAGGAGAAGCTGGTGGAGAAGGCGCAGGACCTCTGGCAGTGGCTCCACCAGCTGCACGCCGAGAAGTTTGAGCTGGCCGAAAAGCTCAAGAGGCAGAAGTACGACATCTATGTGCTCCGAAACCGAGTCAGCGACCACCAGAGGGGCTCCAAAGCATCCAAGACCTCCCGCGGTGCCAAAGGGAAGTCCGGCTCCTGGAAGTGA
- the tnnt2c gene encoding troponin T2c, cardiac isoform X6, with product MSDTEEIVEEYEQEEEEEEVIEEEEHEEESKPRHKTIYVPNIAPPKLPDGEKVDFDDLHRKRLEKDYNDLQSLIELHFSNRQKEEDELVALRNRIERRRSDRAEQQRVRAEQERERQARLAEERARREEEAAKLRAEEEAKKKMIFTNKSFGGYLQKVDQKKGKKLTAREEKKKALMERRKPLNIDHLSQEKLVEKAQDLWQWLHQLHAEKFELAEKLKRQKYDIYVLRNRVSDHQRGSKASKTSRGAKGKSGSWK from the exons ATGTCAGACACAGAGGAAATTGTAGAGGAATATgaacaagaggaagaagaggaggaggtgattgaggaggaagaa CATGAAGAAGAGTCCAAACCGCGACATAAGACAATTTATGTTCCAAATATTGCTCCTCCAAAGCTCCCGGATGGAGAGAAGGTGGATTTCGATGACCTCCACCGCAAGAGACTGGAGAAGGACTACAACGATCTCCAGTCTCTAATCGAGCTGCATTTCTCCAACCGTcagaaggaggaggacgagcTGGTGGCACTGCGTAACCGCATTGAGCGTCGCCGCTCTGACAGAGCCGAACAGCAACGTGTCCGTGCCGAGCAGGAGCGAGAACGCCAAGCCCGGCTGGCTGAAGAGAGGGCGAGGCGTGAGGAGGAGGCGGCCAAACTGCGTGCTGAGGAGGAAGCCAAAAAGAAGATGATATTCACCAACAAGTCCTTTGGTGGCTACCTGCAGAAGGTGGACCAGAAGAAGGGCAAGAAGCTGACGGCgcgagaggagaagaagaaggccTTGATGGAGCGCAGGAAGCCACTCAACATCGACCACCTGAGCCAGGAGAAGCTGGTGGAGAAGGCGCAGGACCTCTGGCAGTGGCTCCACCAGCTGCACGCCGAGAAGTTTGAGCTGGCCGAAAAGCTCAAGAGGCAGAAGTACGACATCTATGTGCTCCGAAACCGAGTCAGCGACCACCAGAGGGGCTCCAAAGCATCCAAGACCTCCCGCGGTGCCAAAGGGAAGTCCGGCTCCTGGAAGTGA
- the tnnt2c gene encoding troponin T2c, cardiac isoform X5 yields the protein MSDTEEIVEEYEQEEEEEEEEHAEEDEHEEESKPRHKTIYVPNIAPPKLPDGEKVDFDDLHRKRLEKDYNDLQSLIELHFSNRQKEEDELVALRNRIERRRSDRAEQQRVRAEQERERQARLAEERARREEEAAKLRAEEEAKKKMIFTNKSFGGYLQKVDQKKGKKLTAREEKKKALMERRKPLNIDHLSQEKLVEKAQDLWQWLHQLHAEKFELAEKLKRQKYDIYVLRNRVSDHQRGSKASKTSRGAKGKSGSWK from the exons ATGTCAGACACAGAGGAAATTGTAGAGGAATATgaacaagaggaagaagaggaggag gaagagcATGCTGAAGAAGATGAGCATGAAGAAGAGTCCAAACCGCGACATAAGACAATTTATGTTCCAAATATTGCTCCTCCAAAGCTCCCGGATGGAGAGAAGGTGGATTTCGATGACCTCCACCGCAAGAGACTGGAGAAGGACTACAACGATCTCCAGTCTCTAATCGAGCTGCATTTCTCCAACCGTcagaaggaggaggacgagcTGGTGGCACTGCGTAACCGCATTGAGCGTCGCCGCTCTGACAGAGCCGAACAGCAACGTGTCCGTGCCGAGCAGGAGCGAGAACGCCAAGCCCGGCTGGCTGAAGAGAGGGCGAGGCGTGAGGAGGAGGCGGCCAAACTGCGTGCTGAGGAGGAAGCCAAAAAGAAGATGATATTCACCAACAAGTCCTTTGGTGGCTACCTGCAGAAGGTGGACCAGAAGAAGGGCAAGAAGCTGACGGCgcgagaggagaagaagaaggccTTGATGGAGCGCAGGAAGCCACTCAACATCGACCACCTGAGCCAGGAGAAGCTGGTGGAGAAGGCGCAGGACCTCTGGCAGTGGCTCCACCAGCTGCACGCCGAGAAGTTTGAGCTGGCCGAAAAGCTCAAGAGGCAGAAGTACGACATCTATGTGCTCCGAAACCGAGTCAGCGACCACCAGAGGGGCTCCAAAGCATCCAAGACCTCCCGCGGTGCCAAAGGGAAGTCCGGCTCCTGGAAGTGA
- the tnnt2c gene encoding troponin T2c, cardiac isoform X9 — translation MSDTEEIVEEYEQEEEEEEHEEESKPRHKTIYVPNIAPPKLPDGEKVDFDDLHRKRLEKDYNDLQSLIELHFSNRQKEEDELVALRNRIERRRSDRAEQQRVRAEQERERQARLAEERARREEEAAKLRAEEEAKKKMIFTNKSFGGYLQKVDQKKGKKLTAREEKKKALMERRKPLNIDHLSQEKLVEKAQDLWQWLHQLHAEKFELAEKLKRQKYDIYVLRNRVSDHQRGSKASKTSRGAKGKSGSWK, via the exons ATGTCAGACACAGAGGAAATTGTAGAGGAATATgaacaagaggaagaagaggaggag CATGAAGAAGAGTCCAAACCGCGACATAAGACAATTTATGTTCCAAATATTGCTCCTCCAAAGCTCCCGGATGGAGAGAAGGTGGATTTCGATGACCTCCACCGCAAGAGACTGGAGAAGGACTACAACGATCTCCAGTCTCTAATCGAGCTGCATTTCTCCAACCGTcagaaggaggaggacgagcTGGTGGCACTGCGTAACCGCATTGAGCGTCGCCGCTCTGACAGAGCCGAACAGCAACGTGTCCGTGCCGAGCAGGAGCGAGAACGCCAAGCCCGGCTGGCTGAAGAGAGGGCGAGGCGTGAGGAGGAGGCGGCCAAACTGCGTGCTGAGGAGGAAGCCAAAAAGAAGATGATATTCACCAACAAGTCCTTTGGTGGCTACCTGCAGAAGGTGGACCAGAAGAAGGGCAAGAAGCTGACGGCgcgagaggagaagaagaaggccTTGATGGAGCGCAGGAAGCCACTCAACATCGACCACCTGAGCCAGGAGAAGCTGGTGGAGAAGGCGCAGGACCTCTGGCAGTGGCTCCACCAGCTGCACGCCGAGAAGTTTGAGCTGGCCGAAAAGCTCAAGAGGCAGAAGTACGACATCTATGTGCTCCGAAACCGAGTCAGCGACCACCAGAGGGGCTCCAAAGCATCCAAGACCTCCCGCGGTGCCAAAGGGAAGTCCGGCTCCTGGAAGTGA
- the tnnt2c gene encoding troponin T2c, cardiac isoform X2 produces the protein MSDTEEIVEEYEQEEEEEEEELTYVDAEKKEEHAEEDEHEEESKPRHKTIYVPNIAPPKLPDGEKVDFDDLHRKRLEKDYNDLQSLIELHFSNRQKEEDELVALRNRIERRRSDRAEQQRVRAEQERERQARLAEERARREEEAAKLRAEEEAKKKMIFTNKSFGGYLQKVDQKKGKKLTAREEKKKALMERRKPLNIDHLSQEKLVEKAQDLWQWLHQLHAEKFELAEKLKRQKYDIYVLRNRVSDHQRGSKASKTSRGAKGKSGSWK, from the exons ATGTCAGACACAGAGGAAATTGTAGAGGAATATgaacaagaggaagaagaggaggag gaggagctgacgtatgttgatgcagagaagaaggaagagcATGCTGAAGAAGATGAGCATGAAGAAGAGTCCAAACCGCGACATAAGACAATTTATGTTCCAAATATTGCTCCTCCAAAGCTCCCGGATGGAGAGAAGGTGGATTTCGATGACCTCCACCGCAAGAGACTGGAGAAGGACTACAACGATCTCCAGTCTCTAATCGAGCTGCATTTCTCCAACCGTcagaaggaggaggacgagcTGGTGGCACTGCGTAACCGCATTGAGCGTCGCCGCTCTGACAGAGCCGAACAGCAACGTGTCCGTGCCGAGCAGGAGCGAGAACGCCAAGCCCGGCTGGCTGAAGAGAGGGCGAGGCGTGAGGAGGAGGCGGCCAAACTGCGTGCTGAGGAGGAAGCCAAAAAGAAGATGATATTCACCAACAAGTCCTTTGGTGGCTACCTGCAGAAGGTGGACCAGAAGAAGGGCAAGAAGCTGACGGCgcgagaggagaagaagaaggccTTGATGGAGCGCAGGAAGCCACTCAACATCGACCACCTGAGCCAGGAGAAGCTGGTGGAGAAGGCGCAGGACCTCTGGCAGTGGCTCCACCAGCTGCACGCCGAGAAGTTTGAGCTGGCCGAAAAGCTCAAGAGGCAGAAGTACGACATCTATGTGCTCCGAAACCGAGTCAGCGACCACCAGAGGGGCTCCAAAGCATCCAAGACCTCCCGCGGTGCCAAAGGGAAGTCCGGCTCCTGGAAGTGA
- the tnnt2c gene encoding troponin T2c, cardiac isoform X7, which produces MSDTEEIVEEYEQEEEEEEHAEEDEHEEESKPRHKTIYVPNIAPPKLPDGEKVDFDDLHRKRLEKDYNDLQSLIELHFSNRQKEEDELVALRNRIERRRSDRAEQQRVRAEQERERQARLAEERARREEEAAKLRAEEEAKKKMIFTNKSFGGYLQKVDQKKGKKLTAREEKKKALMERRKPLNIDHLSQEKLVEKAQDLWQWLHQLHAEKFELAEKLKRQKYDIYVLRNRVSDHQRGSKASKTSRGAKGKSGSWK; this is translated from the exons ATGTCAGACACAGAGGAAATTGTAGAGGAATATgaacaagaggaagaagaggaggag cATGCTGAAGAAGATGAGCATGAAGAAGAGTCCAAACCGCGACATAAGACAATTTATGTTCCAAATATTGCTCCTCCAAAGCTCCCGGATGGAGAGAAGGTGGATTTCGATGACCTCCACCGCAAGAGACTGGAGAAGGACTACAACGATCTCCAGTCTCTAATCGAGCTGCATTTCTCCAACCGTcagaaggaggaggacgagcTGGTGGCACTGCGTAACCGCATTGAGCGTCGCCGCTCTGACAGAGCCGAACAGCAACGTGTCCGTGCCGAGCAGGAGCGAGAACGCCAAGCCCGGCTGGCTGAAGAGAGGGCGAGGCGTGAGGAGGAGGCGGCCAAACTGCGTGCTGAGGAGGAAGCCAAAAAGAAGATGATATTCACCAACAAGTCCTTTGGTGGCTACCTGCAGAAGGTGGACCAGAAGAAGGGCAAGAAGCTGACGGCgcgagaggagaagaagaaggccTTGATGGAGCGCAGGAAGCCACTCAACATCGACCACCTGAGCCAGGAGAAGCTGGTGGAGAAGGCGCAGGACCTCTGGCAGTGGCTCCACCAGCTGCACGCCGAGAAGTTTGAGCTGGCCGAAAAGCTCAAGAGGCAGAAGTACGACATCTATGTGCTCCGAAACCGAGTCAGCGACCACCAGAGGGGCTCCAAAGCATCCAAGACCTCCCGCGGTGCCAAAGGGAAGTCCGGCTCCTGGAAGTGA
- the tnnt2c gene encoding troponin T2c, cardiac isoform X11, whose translation MSDTEEIVEEYEQEEEEEESKPRHKTIYVPNIAPPKLPDGEKVDFDDLHRKRLEKDYNDLQSLIELHFSNRQKEEDELVALRNRIERRRSDRAEQQRVRAEQERERQARLAEERARREEEAAKLRAEEEAKKKMIFTNKSFGGYLQKVDQKKGKKLTAREEKKKALMERRKPLNIDHLSQEKLVEKAQDLWQWLHQLHAEKFELAEKLKRQKYDIYVLRNRVSDHQRGSKASKTSRGAKGKSGSWK comes from the exons ATGTCAGACACAGAGGAAATTGTAGAGGAATATgaacaagaggaagaagaggaggag TCCAAACCGCGACATAAGACAATTTATGTTCCAAATATTGCTCCTCCAAAGCTCCCGGATGGAGAGAAGGTGGATTTCGATGACCTCCACCGCAAGAGACTGGAGAAGGACTACAACGATCTCCAGTCTCTAATCGAGCTGCATTTCTCCAACCGTcagaaggaggaggacgagcTGGTGGCACTGCGTAACCGCATTGAGCGTCGCCGCTCTGACAGAGCCGAACAGCAACGTGTCCGTGCCGAGCAGGAGCGAGAACGCCAAGCCCGGCTGGCTGAAGAGAGGGCGAGGCGTGAGGAGGAGGCGGCCAAACTGCGTGCTGAGGAGGAAGCCAAAAAGAAGATGATATTCACCAACAAGTCCTTTGGTGGCTACCTGCAGAAGGTGGACCAGAAGAAGGGCAAGAAGCTGACGGCgcgagaggagaagaagaaggccTTGATGGAGCGCAGGAAGCCACTCAACATCGACCACCTGAGCCAGGAGAAGCTGGTGGAGAAGGCGCAGGACCTCTGGCAGTGGCTCCACCAGCTGCACGCCGAGAAGTTTGAGCTGGCCGAAAAGCTCAAGAGGCAGAAGTACGACATCTATGTGCTCCGAAACCGAGTCAGCGACCACCAGAGGGGCTCCAAAGCATCCAAGACCTCCCGCGGTGCCAAAGGGAAGTCCGGCTCCTGGAAGTGA
- the tnnt2c gene encoding troponin T2c, cardiac isoform X8, with translation MSDTEEIVEEYEQEEEEEEVIEEEESKPRHKTIYVPNIAPPKLPDGEKVDFDDLHRKRLEKDYNDLQSLIELHFSNRQKEEDELVALRNRIERRRSDRAEQQRVRAEQERERQARLAEERARREEEAAKLRAEEEAKKKMIFTNKSFGGYLQKVDQKKGKKLTAREEKKKALMERRKPLNIDHLSQEKLVEKAQDLWQWLHQLHAEKFELAEKLKRQKYDIYVLRNRVSDHQRGSKASKTSRGAKGKSGSWK, from the exons ATGTCAGACACAGAGGAAATTGTAGAGGAATATgaacaagaggaagaagaggaggaggtgattgaggaggaagaa TCCAAACCGCGACATAAGACAATTTATGTTCCAAATATTGCTCCTCCAAAGCTCCCGGATGGAGAGAAGGTGGATTTCGATGACCTCCACCGCAAGAGACTGGAGAAGGACTACAACGATCTCCAGTCTCTAATCGAGCTGCATTTCTCCAACCGTcagaaggaggaggacgagcTGGTGGCACTGCGTAACCGCATTGAGCGTCGCCGCTCTGACAGAGCCGAACAGCAACGTGTCCGTGCCGAGCAGGAGCGAGAACGCCAAGCCCGGCTGGCTGAAGAGAGGGCGAGGCGTGAGGAGGAGGCGGCCAAACTGCGTGCTGAGGAGGAAGCCAAAAAGAAGATGATATTCACCAACAAGTCCTTTGGTGGCTACCTGCAGAAGGTGGACCAGAAGAAGGGCAAGAAGCTGACGGCgcgagaggagaagaagaaggccTTGATGGAGCGCAGGAAGCCACTCAACATCGACCACCTGAGCCAGGAGAAGCTGGTGGAGAAGGCGCAGGACCTCTGGCAGTGGCTCCACCAGCTGCACGCCGAGAAGTTTGAGCTGGCCGAAAAGCTCAAGAGGCAGAAGTACGACATCTATGTGCTCCGAAACCGAGTCAGCGACCACCAGAGGGGCTCCAAAGCATCCAAGACCTCCCGCGGTGCCAAAGGGAAGTCCGGCTCCTGGAAGTGA
- the tnnt2c gene encoding troponin T2c, cardiac isoform X4 produces MSDTEEIVEEYEQEEEEEEVIEEEEVEEEEELTYSKPRHKTIYVPNIAPPKLPDGEKVDFDDLHRKRLEKDYNDLQSLIELHFSNRQKEEDELVALRNRIERRRSDRAEQQRVRAEQERERQARLAEERARREEEAAKLRAEEEAKKKMIFTNKSFGGYLQKVDQKKGKKLTAREEKKKALMERRKPLNIDHLSQEKLVEKAQDLWQWLHQLHAEKFELAEKLKRQKYDIYVLRNRVSDHQRGSKASKTSRGAKGKSGSWK; encoded by the exons ATGTCAGACACAGAGGAAATTGTAGAGGAATATgaacaagaggaagaagaggaggaggtgattgaggaggaagaagtggaagaagaggaggagctgacgtat TCCAAACCGCGACATAAGACAATTTATGTTCCAAATATTGCTCCTCCAAAGCTCCCGGATGGAGAGAAGGTGGATTTCGATGACCTCCACCGCAAGAGACTGGAGAAGGACTACAACGATCTCCAGTCTCTAATCGAGCTGCATTTCTCCAACCGTcagaaggaggaggacgagcTGGTGGCACTGCGTAACCGCATTGAGCGTCGCCGCTCTGACAGAGCCGAACAGCAACGTGTCCGTGCCGAGCAGGAGCGAGAACGCCAAGCCCGGCTGGCTGAAGAGAGGGCGAGGCGTGAGGAGGAGGCGGCCAAACTGCGTGCTGAGGAGGAAGCCAAAAAGAAGATGATATTCACCAACAAGTCCTTTGGTGGCTACCTGCAGAAGGTGGACCAGAAGAAGGGCAAGAAGCTGACGGCgcgagaggagaagaagaaggccTTGATGGAGCGCAGGAAGCCACTCAACATCGACCACCTGAGCCAGGAGAAGCTGGTGGAGAAGGCGCAGGACCTCTGGCAGTGGCTCCACCAGCTGCACGCCGAGAAGTTTGAGCTGGCCGAAAAGCTCAAGAGGCAGAAGTACGACATCTATGTGCTCCGAAACCGAGTCAGCGACCACCAGAGGGGCTCCAAAGCATCCAAGACCTCCCGCGGTGCCAAAGGGAAGTCCGGCTCCTGGAAGTGA
- the tnnt2c gene encoding troponin T2c, cardiac isoform X1: MSDTEEIVEEYEQEEEEEEVIEEEEVEEEEELTYVDAEKKEEHAEEDEHEEESKPRHKTIYVPNIAPPKLPDGEKVDFDDLHRKRLEKDYNDLQSLIELHFSNRQKEEDELVALRNRIERRRSDRAEQQRVRAEQERERQARLAEERARREEEAAKLRAEEEAKKKMIFTNKSFGGYLQKVDQKKGKKLTAREEKKKALMERRKPLNIDHLSQEKLVEKAQDLWQWLHQLHAEKFELAEKLKRQKYDIYVLRNRVSDHQRGSKASKTSRGAKGKSGSWK; encoded by the coding sequence ATGTCAGACACAGAGGAAATTGTAGAGGAATATgaacaagaggaagaagaggaggaggtgattgaggaggaagaagtggaagaagaggaggagctgacgtatgttgatgcagagaagaaggaagagcATGCTGAAGAAGATGAGCATGAAGAAGAGTCCAAACCGCGACATAAGACAATTTATGTTCCAAATATTGCTCCTCCAAAGCTCCCGGATGGAGAGAAGGTGGATTTCGATGACCTCCACCGCAAGAGACTGGAGAAGGACTACAACGATCTCCAGTCTCTAATCGAGCTGCATTTCTCCAACCGTcagaaggaggaggacgagcTGGTGGCACTGCGTAACCGCATTGAGCGTCGCCGCTCTGACAGAGCCGAACAGCAACGTGTCCGTGCCGAGCAGGAGCGAGAACGCCAAGCCCGGCTGGCTGAAGAGAGGGCGAGGCGTGAGGAGGAGGCGGCCAAACTGCGTGCTGAGGAGGAAGCCAAAAAGAAGATGATATTCACCAACAAGTCCTTTGGTGGCTACCTGCAGAAGGTGGACCAGAAGAAGGGCAAGAAGCTGACGGCgcgagaggagaagaagaaggccTTGATGGAGCGCAGGAAGCCACTCAACATCGACCACCTGAGCCAGGAGAAGCTGGTGGAGAAGGCGCAGGACCTCTGGCAGTGGCTCCACCAGCTGCACGCCGAGAAGTTTGAGCTGGCCGAAAAGCTCAAGAGGCAGAAGTACGACATCTATGTGCTCCGAAACCGAGTCAGCGACCACCAGAGGGGCTCCAAAGCATCCAAGACCTCCCGCGGTGCCAAAGGGAAGTCCGGCTCCTGGAAGTGA